A DNA window from Capsicum annuum cultivar UCD-10X-F1 unplaced genomic scaffold, UCD10Xv1.1 ctg5193, whole genome shotgun sequence contains the following coding sequences:
- the LOC107848587 gene encoding probable inorganic phosphate transporter 1-7, which produces MAGDMTVLNALDSAKTQWYHFTAIIIAGMGFFTDAYDLFCISLVTKLLGRIYYHVDGSSKPGSLPPNVSAAVNGVAFCGTLAGQLFFGWLGDKMGRKKVYGMTLMLMCICSIASGLSFGREPKTVLTTLCFFRFWLGFGIGGDYPLSATIMSEYANKKTRGAFIAAVFAMQGFGILGGGIFAIIVSAAFQASFKAPAYEVDAVGSTVPQADYVWRIILMVGAIPALLTYYWRMKMPETARYTALVAKNVQQATADMEKVMQVEIGTEKKEPTSAVKSNNEFGLFTKQFLSRHGLHLLGTCSTWFLLDIAYYSQNLFQKDIFSAIGWIPAAKTMNAIEEVYKIARAQTLIALCSTVPGYWFTVFLIDRIGRFIIQLLGFSMMTVFMFALAIPYDHWTHPGNHIGFVVLYSLTFFFANFGPNATTFIVPAEIFPARLRSTCHGISAASGKLGAMVGAFGFLYLAQPQDKTKADAGYPAGIGVRNSLLVLAVVNLLGTLCTFLVPESKGKSLEEISRENEDSDEAGAQVDISHSSDSRTLPVK; this is translated from the coding sequence ATGGCGGGGGATATGACGGTTTTGAATGCTCTTGATTCAGCCAAAACACAATGGTATCACTTCACAGCAATTATAATTGCTGGCATGGGATTTTTCACTGATGCCTACGATCTCTTCTGCATCTCTCTAGTCACTAAGTTGCTCGGCCGCATTTACTACCATGTGGATGGCTCTTCAAAGCCTGGTTCTTTGCCTCCCAATGTCTCGGCTGCTGTCAATGGTGTCGCCTTCTGTGGTACCCTAGCAGGACAACTCTTCTTTGGCTGGCTTGGTGACAAAATGGGCAGGAAGAAAGTCTATGGCATGACCCTTATGCTTATGTGTATCTGTTCCATTGCTTCAGGCCTTTCTTTTGGTAGGGAGCCTAAGACTGTCTTGACCACCCTTTGCTTCTTTCGCTTCTGGCTTGGTTTTGGAATTGGTGGTGATTACCCGCTTTCTGCTACTATTATGTCTGAATATGCCAACAAAAAGACGAGGGGTGCCTTCATCGCGGCTGTTTTCGCCATGCAAGGATTTGGGATCCTGGGAGGTGGTATTTTTGCCATCATTGTCTCTGCTGCATTCCAGGCTAGTTTCAAGGCACCAGCTTATGAGGTGGATGCGGTTGGTTCAACAGTTCCTCAAGCAGATTATGTGTGGAGAATCATATTGATGGTTGGGGCAATTCCTGCTCTTCTCACTTACTACTGGAGGATGAAGATGCCTGAAACTGCTCGTTACACTGCTCTTGTAGCCAAGAATGTTCAGCAGGCCACTGCAGACATGGAAAAGGTTATGCAAGTTGAAATTGGGACAGAGAAAAAAGAGCCAACTAGTGCTGTAAAGTCCAACAACGAATTTGGTTTATTCACGAAACAATTTCTTAGTCGACATGGACTTCACTTGCTTGGCACATGCAGCACATGGTTTCTTCTTGATATTGCATACTACAGCCAAAATTTGTTCCAAAAAGACATCTTCAGCGCCATTGGATGGATTCCTGCTGCCAAGACTATGAATGCAATTGAAGAGGTTTACAAAATTGCACGAGCACAAACTCTTATCGCTCTCTGCAGTACTGTGCCCGGCTACTGGTTCACAGTGTTCCTCATTGACAGGATTGGCAGGTTTATCATTCAATTGCTTGGTTTCTCAATGATGACAGTGTTCATGTTTGCTCTGGCAATTCCTTACGACCACTGGACTCACCCTGGCAACCATATCGGGTTTGTGGTCCTGTATTCACTGACCTTCTTCTTTGCCAACTTTGGACCCAATGCCACCACATTTATCGTGCCAGCTGAGATTTTCCCTGCTAGATTGCGGTCCACTTGCCATGGAATATCAGCTGCATCTGGGAAGTTAGGGGCAATGGTGGGTGCATTTGGGTTCCTTTATTTGGCTCAGCCACAAGACAAGACCAAGGCTGATGCAGGGTATCCTGCTGGAATTGGGGTGAGGAATTCACTCCTTGTCCTTGCTGTAGTCAATCTTTTGGGAACATTGTGTACTTTCTTGGTTCCAGAATCCAAGGGGAAGTCACTGGAAGAGATATCAAGGGAAAACGAGGACTCAGATGAGGCAGGAGCACAAGTGGACATCAGCCATTCATCCGATTCCAGGACACTTCCTGTGAAGTAg